One Alkalicoccus halolimnae DNA segment encodes these proteins:
- a CDS encoding nitrate/nitrite transporter, giving the protein MKLSNLRKSGHAPSLLSAFLYFDISFMIWVLLGALGVYITADFGLTAGQVGFIVAIPILAGSIFRVVMGILTDRFGPKKTSIGGMLVTMIPLLWGWLFGITVAELYFIGIMLGVAGASFSAALPMASRWYPPHLQGVAMGIAGAGNSGTLLATLFGPTLAESVGWNGVFGLALIPLTLVLFTYIFLAKEPPNQPKPKKIKDYFSVLKERDSWYFCALYSVTFGGFVGLASFLSYFFATQYEVSGVMAGYFVTIVIASGSFLRPVGGAIADKIGGVRLLQYLFVGVAVCMLGVSFLPPLVLVIGLLFIGMGCLGMGNGAVFQLVPQVFQKEIGMVTGIVGAAGGIGGFFLPNILGTLRSLTGTYASGFITFALVSLFALGLLYIAQTGWKKEWKPAGNKKTSPESIRVQ; this is encoded by the coding sequence GTGAAGTTATCCAATTTAAGAAAAAGTGGTCATGCCCCATCGCTGCTGTCTGCGTTTTTGTACTTTGATATCAGTTTTATGATATGGGTACTGCTGGGAGCGCTGGGAGTTTACATCACGGCTGACTTCGGCTTAACGGCGGGTCAAGTAGGATTTATTGTTGCCATTCCTATCTTAGCCGGCTCCATTTTCCGGGTGGTCATGGGAATTTTAACCGACCGCTTCGGTCCGAAAAAAACTTCAATCGGCGGGATGCTTGTCACTATGATTCCGCTGCTGTGGGGATGGCTTTTCGGTATTACAGTGGCCGAGCTTTACTTTATCGGTATTATGCTCGGTGTTGCCGGTGCCAGTTTTTCCGCGGCTCTCCCGATGGCCAGCCGCTGGTATCCCCCGCATCTCCAGGGAGTCGCAATGGGAATTGCCGGTGCCGGAAACAGCGGGACGCTTCTTGCTACATTATTTGGTCCCACGCTGGCCGAATCTGTCGGGTGGAACGGCGTATTCGGGTTAGCGCTTATACCGCTCACACTCGTGCTTTTCACTTACATCTTTCTGGCAAAAGAGCCGCCTAATCAGCCGAAACCGAAAAAGATCAAAGATTATTTTTCCGTTCTTAAAGAAAGAGACTCCTGGTATTTCTGTGCATTGTACAGTGTTACTTTCGGGGGGTTTGTCGGTCTTGCCAGTTTCCTCAGCTACTTTTTTGCTACTCAGTACGAAGTTTCCGGTGTTATGGCTGGTTATTTTGTTACGATCGTAATAGCTTCCGGGAGCTTTCTAAGGCCGGTCGGCGGAGCTATCGCTGATAAAATCGGCGGTGTCCGGCTGCTTCAATATTTATTTGTTGGAGTTGCGGTATGTATGCTCGGCGTCAGCTTTCTGCCGCCGCTTGTGCTTGTGATTGGCTTATTATTTATCGGAATGGGATGCCTGGGAATGGGGAACGGTGCAGTATTCCAGCTCGTACCTCAGGTTTTCCAGAAGGAAATAGGAATGGTTACTGGAATTGTAGGTGCTGCCGGTGGTATCGGAGGGTTTTTCCTCCCGAATATTCTGGGAACGTTAAGAAGCCTCACCGGGACTTATGCCAGCGGTTTTATCACTTTTGCGCTTGTTTCTCTTTTCGCTTTAGGGCTGCTCTATATCGCTCAGACAGGCTGGAAGAAAGAATGGAAACCGGCCGGAAATAAAAAGACTTCTCCAGAATCGATACGTGTTCAGTAA